The genome window atgcacccttttccaaaaaatttggggtctaaaaaatgGGTGTGTCTTAGATAAtggtgtggcatttcaaatgccatagatggaactgaggacgaggcaatatatgaagacagtgattcgtcatcagacacagatgaggacaaactaatggatgggagttttgacagtgatgagttttatgaattttatgatgaataaaacatgagttCAATACTTTATGTAATAcgttgttttcaaattttggaccccataattaaggtgtgtcttatacctggagaaatatggtaagttTTGCACATAAATGGTGGTTTTCCTATAATTTTGGGTTGAATTCACAAAGAAACATGATCAAGTCTGTAGCAAAACTAATTTCCAAAGCCCTTTAAAATTAAGTGGGTGAGGAcagtttttttcattaaaatgttttttgtctCAGGTTTGAGCTCAAAATAGAGTGACGTCTGGAGGGAATGTCAAATTCATTGTTGACCCTGTTGGTTCAGTCACATGCAATAGATTGTTCTGGAAAGTACTTGTTGATACAGGGACTAGCATTAAACAGCATACATCTTCACAAGTTTTGTAAATGCAAAATGGGTACATTTTTCTGTTCCACACATTTTTACCACCATTCATTGTAACACTTAACAGATTCCATCTGGATTGTACAGAATTTGTGTTTTCTCAACTTCTTTGGAAATGTGCTGACCTCCAGCTCTACGCAGACCATTTTGAGAGCCTCATTTCTCGGTCATATCAACCTCGGCATTGACTCCTAGATAAACAGCTAAGTAGTATCAGTAACATCCGTGGACCCAACAAGAGCCAAGGAAAACCGCTCACTCAGTCTTCTGCCTTGTTTTTTAACTGACTCTTGGCATTGCTCCTGGTGTCCCAACTCCTTACGCAGCTGCTCTCACAGAAAGGGTAGTCATATTAAACAAGTTTGTGTCCTCCAGACATGCTCCTTTGGCTGCTACTGCAGCTAATTAAATCCCCAAAAGTGTATGGCTTTCCTTGCTTGACTAACTAGTGAGCCACTAGGTTATTTCCTGTGGTTTTGgcctcattttcatttcttctgtaaAGAAATTCTGTGATGagattctgttttaaattctcaaTTTTTCTGACCTTTCCTGTGAGTTGGGGACACTCTGATGAACGGGTAGTCTGATAATGCCAACCTCTAGTATGTTCTTTTGGCATAACTGTCATGTCATGCATACCAAAGAATGCTTTGGCATCTGCAATAATGTCCACAGTCCACTGTGCCTTCAAAGTTGAAGAGTTCACTTGTCTTGATGTGATGGGTATTGCTGATAATGAAATAAGTTAAATGTGTGATACAAGAATATGCATGACACCTGAAACACTATCACGGTGATTGGCAGTGCAGCAAGCAGCCACACAAAGGGATGAAATTGCCATGTATAGGCTCTGTCACAGCTACTCAAGTCTGCAGGTATAGCTGCAGAACAGCCATAGACAGTGTATATATACACAGGTGACCAGGCTGTGTTTGAAAATCACTTTATTTACAGCCACTGAAACTTGAATTTCATATACTTTTCATGTGTCATGAAATATTCTTCTGATCCCCACACTATTTAAAATTCTTAGCTCACAGGCTATACAAAAACAGGTGGTAGACTGGATTTGCTGACACCCAGTCTAAGCTCAGGTTGCTACACAGCCCAGGACATTAGTGACAGAGGAGGAAAGGAGTGTGAGGGGAAACAAGACGTTTGCATTCCCCCTTTACAAGGTTCCAGCCAGTGTTTGCCAGCCTTCAGAATTCAGCCCTTGAGACTGAATTGGGAGAACAATCAGACACAAGCCGCCCTCCATGGTTCTCATACCTGGGAGGGAAGTATTAACTACATTTGCAGAATGTTTCCTCAGAGTTGCTTAACACTTCATTCATCTATAATTTAGAAGCGTGTGCATCCTCTTTTTTTCATAagtttctcattttttgtttttatatgtttttctctttaaacctAAGCCATTGTGGTATAGCAGAAGAGCATGGTTTTTGAATTACCCAGATTGATACACTCACCACTTATTAGTCCTGTGACCTTGAACAGATTACATAACCACTTCGAGTCTTAATCTCATCTTCTGTGGAGTGTGTGTAAAGTGTGTGCTTTGTAGGTAGATGCGAGGCCTTAGAGGGGATAGGTGCTTAGTGAGGGAGACTCATGTGTGATGCTGATGGATGATGAAATGGTGTCCCCAGGTTACTGCTCAGACTAGAACGAGCTATGGGTTTTAGGATAGTGGAGATTTTGATAGCCTTGAAACCTTCAGTTTTCTCTAACTTAACAAGTGTCTCTTTCACATTCTGTACAATGAAAATTCGGGTTTGTGCACTATGATGTACATTATTGAAACATGGTTAATTTTTTACCTAGAAATTGTGCCTTAATAGAGTAAATCAGATAAGTGTCATTGAGAATGACTTTTGTACAGGGAAGCAAGATTAAAACCGCAAGACACTTAAAATAGAATTGcacaaatatattctttattgtttttatttttatttgtttctgtttcttgtttcCTAAGGTCCTTGATTTTCCCATTTCTTATCCGAGGAGGGAAGCCAATACCATTGTACTCATGTGTAATGGCATTCGCTTTCTGTACCTATAATGGCTACATGCAAAGCAGATATTTAAGCCAATATGCAGTGTATGCTGATGACTGGCTCACTGACCCTCGATTTCTAACAGGTGGGTGACCTTAGTGATACACTTCATCATTTCAGTTATCACTTCAGTTTCCAAGTCCCAGTGTTTCCAGTTAGAAAGCcctcacttttttgtgtgtgtgacagacagagtgagagagggacagaaagacaggaagggagacagatgagaagcatcaatttttcattgcagcaccttagttgttccttgattgctttctataaGTGCCTTGATCAAGGCAGGggtagctacagcagagtgagtgaccccttgctcaagccagcaaccttggtctcaagccagtgacctttgggttcaaggcagccactgtggggtcatgtctatgatccaggctcaagccagcggccccacgctcaagctgacgacctcagggtttcgaacctgggttctccgcatcccagttagacattctatccactgcatcactgcctagtcaggtaaGTCCACACTTCTTGAGAGAGCAGAACAGTCCGATGGTTGGTGACCTAGCTGCCAGTAGTGGGGAGGGGTAGGGCTGGAGTTCCCCGGGGAGAGTCAGGCTGTCCCACTGTCCCAGCAGCTGGACATGATGCAGGTGCATATCATCTGCGCCCACCCAGACACTGAAAGTGCCTTGAGGCGAGCTTACCTGTAGCAATGAGCAGCGGGAGGACTGAGGAAACTCGGCCTCTAACTGGCCATGTTACCTAAGGCAGCCGTGCACCTCCTGCAGTTTGTCCTGGACGGTGAGGAgaaagtctgactgcctctgctTCCAACAAAGCAGTTAGATATTTATGAGTACACTAAGTTGAGTAAACTTTTACATTTGGGaagttctgaaattttaaaatttttatcaattaCCGTAAATTAATGTACCTTTCCAAGTTCTAATTATAACTGAGTTCTGAGcaaaactggaaataaaataGTAGCCATCAAAAATATTTGCAAGAGCATTAAAAATAGATGATCTTGGGGCTCTTGGGTATAAGAAGAttcttttatatgtttatgtAGTTTGTCCTCCTAGATGTAGGGAAAACATCTAGCACATTCAGATGTAACTTGCCCACATAGCTGCATACTATGAGATATGAAATTTTGCCTCCAAGTTTTAAGCTACCCTTCCCCTAAGCTCCACAAAGTTACCTAACATTTCATTTGCTTTTGTGTCTGTATAAATTCTAACATTTTATAGTACTTTGTTGTTGATGATGAACTACTTTTACATTTCTCAGTCATAGTTTTTGctgtgaattaaaattttatttccagggCAGTGTCCTGGTCATACCTAAGAATTCTTACTAGGAAGGATCTGCTTCCTCATTTATCAAAGGAAAGATGGATGAGAAAGTTTCTCAAAATTCTCTTCTGGCctggctgtggtggtgcagtgaatagagtgctgacctggaacgctgtggCActgtggaaaccctgggcttgcccagtcaaagcatatacgACAAGCAACCGATGAATGAAGTAACTACTGCTCATCCCCATCCCCTGTAAAATAGTCAATAAGTACAATCTTTacctattaaatttaaaaataaatgtcaatattCTCCCTGCCTAcctagcctttaaaaaaaatccttttcaaGCTCCACAAATTTTTGCCTCCATGAAACACTAAACTCTTATATTGTTTGTAAACTATCCCCAAATACCTTCTTGATTTACCTGCTTTTAGACAACCTGATTATTTTTTGCCCCAACTAGTAGAAGCAGGAGAAAGAACAGGCTTGGCCATCAGCCAGGAGCTGCCCGCAAACGTGCCTTAGGCTTCCCAAACATCCTAGGAAGGGTAGAAAGTAGGCCCTTTCACAGGAGAAAGGGACAATCAGAGGGTTAAGCGACTGGCCCACgatctaaattgaataaatagcGGAACAGGGTTTCCAAAAGTAGGTAAGGAAGAACAAGaggaaaggattttatttttaaatctaaaagaTAGGgggtttgcctgatcaggcaatggcgcagtggatagagtgtccgactgggatgccaaggacgcaggctcgagactctgaggttaccagcttgagcgcgggctcatctggcttgagcaaaaagctcaccaccttggacccaaggtcgctggctcaggcaaggggtcactggctctgctgaaggcccgtggtcaaggcacatatgagaaagcaatcaatgaacaactaaggtgtcacagcgaaaaactgatcatctctctccgttcctgtctgtctgtccctatctatccctctctctgactctctctctgtccctgtaaaaaaaaaaaaaagatagggggTTTAATGTTCATTTGTGATTCTCACAGGAATCATTTCTATAATGAATTGTTTGAATAATTttgatgaacaacaacaaaatgaatgaattgttTGTTCTGTGAATTTgaatattactgtatttccccatgtataagacacttccatgtataagacgcaccttaattttggggcccaaaatttggggaaaaaaatatattacataaagttattgaactcaagttttattcatcataaaattcattaaactcctcatcactgtcaaaactctcatccattagcttatcctcatctatgtctgatgacgaatcattgtcttcaacaaaGCGTAAAAATAATCGCGAAaaggtgggaaatgcaagtaaaaaatgtacaaccactgtataagactcacccagtttttagaccccaaaattttcggcggaaaggtgcgtcttatacatggggaatatgctATTTAAAATAGCTCTGCAGATGCCTTGGAAGCTGGTATAAAATTTAAGGCATCAATAAATTATATACAGACCTCTTGGCTTCTTTGCAATTGAGCAGAAGGAATTGAAAATGAGAGATAAATACCAATTGGGAAACAAActctaggtttttctttttacgttatatttatttcatagacTTTatagtttttgtaaaaaaaacaaacatgaaactATGTGAATAATTAATTGTTACATCTGATTCTTACCACAAAGAGCTAagcaaataataatgataacctAACAAAAATTTTCCAGAGCAGTACAAGTCGTTAATCTCAAAGATTTTAAGATCCCAGCACTGGAAGTAAATATTTAGCTTAGATGAGCAGAAATACTAGTTTCCCTGCCAATCCAGGCAGTAAAGGGAGCTTGTCTcttaaaagaggaataaaataagCATGGACTTTTGAGAACATGATTCTTTCTGGAACCTCAAACTGGGCACCACATCACTTAGCAGTGACTTacggaaatgcaaaaaaaaaaaaaaaaaggtgacgtAGCTATAAATTTACAGATTCGATAACTAACTTATAAAACATATTACCAAATTTGGTACAAAGTGTTTAGAAAGAAAGCACCCTAAAGTGGAATCAGAAAGAGGAATTCTTGAGACCTTTACCATAGACCAGAGTGCTTTATGTGTCCTTGTTGTAACTCAAAAGAACTACTACTGCCATTGTGATGACCAGTgagtaattaataataatgttattCCAAGTGTACATTTCTTTCATACCACCATAAAACAACATCTgcctttcacattttttaaatatctcagaacaatcaaattaaaatttttatcaagtcATTTCTTTCAGAAAACAATATTTTGCCTTTTCTTGTTGGATTGATTGATGTGATACTAATAAGTCTCCTATAAGTGATGACAAACCTCTGAAGATTTTTAGGAatgggaaggaaagcattcaagaaggtatggggttcaggaagagCGTGCAATGGCAGCAGATTTTGTTGAGAGCTGAGGCAGACGAACAGACTCTAGGAGTGCTATCTGATGAGTGAGCAGGAAGTCACCCTGCGGGAAGCCATGGATGTGCATGAGAATGTTCAAATAAGGCtataaagaagagagaagggtgggattTGCTGGGAAAGCACCCCTGCAGGGCTCTGTGTGTATCATGACAGGGCACACCTTGAGGTGTCGCCTCTCCTCTTACTGAAGTGGCAGTGATGCCTCATAGTTTTTATGACTGTAAATCATATTTCTAATCATTCCAGTCATTCTGAAAACAGATGTGGTCATTAGGTGAAACTATTTTGACTAGATCAGACAATTAAtattattagaaaaacaaaacccaattgACCATACCTGAGAGCAATAATTCTTTCTAATAAAGAACAATATTATAATGATTTTAACTATCAATTAGTGCTTATATATTATACTGAAGGACTACAGTGATTCTGTTTACTCAGGCATAGGTTTGTAATTTTGTAGTCTTTCAACCATAatacttttgtgtatttttttccttcaggttTTGTCCTGTGGTTACTAGGCATGCTGATAAACATTCACTCAGATCACATCCTAAGGAATCTCAGGCAGCCAGGGGAGACTGGATACAAAATTCCAAGGGGTATGTTGTGAAAATGGAGAATTCATTCCAAAATTGCATTGCATGACtccttgctgtttttgttttgccaACTCTAATAACTAAAATATGGTATGTATTAGATTTCAAAGTGAGCCATTAGTATTAATAGCAGTCACTATGATTATTGTTTAATTAAAATGATGAATTCTGGCCAATTGAATGGTTATTAACCAGAAAGAAATCTCTAGTGCTCTCTGTTTGGAAAGAGAGAGTATGGGGAAGAATTTAGGGTTTTCAAGGGATgtttaaaacttcatttttaaaaatactatagaatGAATACCTTGACTGACCCTCCctttgaaaacaattaaaaatgttttatgaaatttGGCGAAGGGGGGCTcaagtttctttatctataaaatggagatgataaaatCTACTTTCTTGACTTAGCTAAGagctattatatattatttcccataacatataaagggctagcctgaccaggtggtggcacagtggatggagtgtcggactgggacgcagaggactcaggttcaaaaccccaaggccaccagcttgagcccaaggttgctggctagagaaAGCGGTCATtcagcctgctgtagccccctggtcaaggcacatatgagaaagcagtcaatgagaaactaaggtgccgcaacaaagaattgatgcttctcatctctctcccttccagtctgtctgtccctctctgtctttctctatctctgtcacacaaaaaaataaataagtaaaattttaaaaattagaaaaaaacatataaaggGGCTGATATTAAGTCAATAAGAAAAACTCAATCAAACCACTAGATGCTCAACATCAAGAAAAACCTCTATCTACccttttcatcttattttcaGCTACTTCCTGGCACAGTTTCAGTATACCAAATTATCCTAGTCCGTATTCTCTTTAATTTGGCTCTGTACTTCATGGTCCAGTGCTTTGCTGTCACTGGATgaaatttttaaagtctttttaaatgtatcaGTGTGGTGCCAAGGAAGTCATCATCAGAGGGCAAAGTCTGAGTTCTAGAGTCCAGAATGCACCTGTGAGAATCTGTGGCTGACAGCTTCCCATCGTGCTTTGCAGCTCAAATTTACACCACTTAGAGGGTCTGAAAAACCTCATGCTATGAATTAGGATCCACGTGGTCCTGACGGGTGGTGTCTTTTATGCATGAGCCAGGTCACACCCAGGTCCCACAAACCGTGTGGCAAGGAATAAGAGCCACATTCGAAGGTTGCAGAAGCAGTGAAGAAATGGGCACCAAGAGTAACAGCATGATCAAACATGAGAGACCTCAGGTCTTCAGGTTAATAGGAACAGATTATACAGTGAatacttaaatgtttaaaaaagtaaaaaaggattGAAGTTatgggtaaaaaaaaagatatactattAAAAGAACTAAGTAAATATAAGTTAAAAACCAGTAGagcttctaaaaaaataaaaagtaggtaAGACTAAAACTTCAATGGATCTGCAAAGCACACAGCCACACTTGGCCTGGAATCCTTCCACTTCCCTACCGGGAAACATACTAGGAGAATAGCAACATTAGGAAAATCTACATATCTCAAATGATCATCGGCAGAATATGCAGCTCTGCTCtctggcctcagggcctttgcttcTCCTGCCTGGAGAGCTCCTAACCCAGTAACTACAGCTCAGCATTCTCAGGAAGTCTGGGATCAAACCTCACCTGCCCAGGGAGCCCTGTTCTAACCACGACCTCCCTTTACCCCCAGCTTGACTTCTGGGCTCTCTTGCACTGCTTTTCTCCCCACAGAACTGCACACCTCCTGCCATGCCCTATGCTTTCCTTGTTCATTACAGTGATCTTTAATGTTTCAGATGTGGGGGGGTGAGGGTCTTATCCACAGTGCACCCCAAGTGCCTAGACCAGGGTCTGGTCCATAATGTAGACTTGATGAATTGGTAAAGATTTGATGAGTGTGTGAGTGAATAAGTGagtgaatgtatgaatgaataaatctgtccttgaaaattactgttttcttccatttttagtTCAGAATTATATACAAGTTCATTTTATTAAGCTAGTTCATTAAATGCTATTCTGTGTTCTCCATCCTTTCTTAGGTGTTGTCAGTTTGATTCATTAACCAATGAAGTGATAtatattaaagtatataaaaattgtaGCACTTTCTATTCAGGTAAATAGATAGGTATTGATAAAGGTAGATAGTTACTACCAGAAAATGTGATATGAAATAGTAAAACTTGTAATGTTGGATGTGTTTCATTGATTAAAATTCTGTAAACGTTGTATTTTCCCATAGTTGAATTTATGTTATCCAAGTAAGCCCTCACCGTTACCTTTTAAGTCAGTATTTCCTTGGGCATACTTTGTAGTCAATGCACTGTGGTCTGTGCTTTCTTCCAGGAGGCTTATTTGAATACGTAACTGCAGCCAACTACTTTGGAGAAGTGGTGGAGTGGTGTGGCTACGGCCTGGCCAGCTGGTCTGTGCAAGGCGGGGCTTTCGCCCTCTTTACCCTGTGTGTTTTGCTCACCATAGCACAACAGCATCACCAGtaagttttaaaaacacttttaacattttaaatctgTTCTCTAATCTTATTGTACCAGTTTTTAGGTTAGATTTTTGAAATGGTAATATTAATTTGAATTGCTGAATCTCTGTTTCTACCATGCTTTGGCTAAAAAGGACAAAACCACGCAAATATCTGAAGAATAACCCCGCTTTAAAGAATCATCAGATACACATCAGCATTATCATTTTGTCCATCCTGTTTGAGTTTATGCTGCTGGACTCTAGACTCTATGGTCAAGTTAAATGTCAAGTCGGGAATTTGGGACCTGACCTGAAGCACGCTGAGTAGGAGGAGGAATGCTGACTGCAGTAACTGGAGCACAGAGGACCTGCCGCTGAAGGGAAGGCCCACATCCTCCCCACAGCGCCCCTTCATGCAGGCACTCTCCACTGTGCTGACCGAGGGTCTTGCTGGACTCCGAGCTCTGTGCACCCCCACCTCCACATCACTTCCAAATGCTTTCTTGAGAACCAGAAAGATTCATTCCCTAAACAGGCTTGGCTGAAATAATATGTCAGCATTTTAGACTATACATTATAAAGTTCtagaaaatgaattaaacaaaGCTAGATTTCATGCACCAGCAGTGATGACAACAGCCAGCTAATCTCTGCCCAGAGTGAGGTCCTGTGTTCCTGGGAATctgtgcttctcttcctcctcctcctcaaccACCTTCCAATGGCTGCCATTGCCTCTGGTGGAAGATGCTACTCCTGGACGTTTGTTATGTTGTGCGTACATTTTAAGAAGCAAATAGTGACTagtttctaataataaaaataaatgagatgatgCTGCTATTTTAAGAAACTAGATCAGAGGAAGATTAAACAAGAGCATGCCAGGTCACTTACAAGGATCTTTCCTCAAATGAAAATGGGACAGGAAAATCCCTCTCAGCATTTGAATATGaaacatacagaaatagaaaatacataattCCATTTTCCAAAGTATTCTTTGCAAAAAGATTCAAGAGTTGAAAGCattctttgtcatttgtttgaTGTTTAAATTAATGGTGCAAAACTAATTTTAATTGCTAAACAATGGGTCAATTCAGTTTAGTAAACAGTGTTTACAAATGTTGGCTTTTCAAGCTGAGGACAAAAATGAATGctatccttttctttcttgctcaTAATCCAGTGAACCTAACTAATTAATTAGCCCATCAGATAAACTGATTGCAAAAGAAGACAGTCCACAGGGCTGTTTATGCACCAAAGCAGCATTTTGTTACAATAGATTTCTGTCTATAACAGCCTGACATGAAGTATGTAATTCATAAATGATTATCTTGATCATTAAGCTCTACGTCAGACACATTGCATCAAGTGTGCCAAGTGCTAACAGATATTCTGGTTGGAGGGCAAAATGTCAAGGCATTGTAAGGAGGCATGCTTTCATATGGCTTCCTTCTCACCAGCCTTGGGCAGCCATGCTTATGCACTGAACTGGAGTGCAGGCCACACACACTTCTGCAGTTGTGAGGTGACAGGCTGAGTACCGGTGTGGACTTGTCACGTCACAAAGCTGCGCCTTGCAGCCTGGCCAGCAAGGACAGCCTTTGAGGAGAGGCTCTGTTGAAATAAGGAATGATCACATGCTTACCTATTTGTTAAGTTTAATATCACTTAAAAAATGAATTCCATGTGTCTTTAAAACACTCTGATGGATAGTATAATGATGTAAAACCAAGGACATACAAGAATATCTTTATGAAATGCTGCCTTGGTCTCACAGACTTAACACAAAGAGCGTGActtgtgagcacttgaaaaatgtTGATTCAGTGGTCACAGACTTGTCTCCACCAGAGAAAGACTTCCACAAGGGAAATTTGGGAACAGGAAGCTGGTCATGAGCCAGAAAAACAATAAGTGCTTTGAAGAATTCTCTGACTTAGCGTAACCTGAATGTGATGAAGTAGGCAGTCCTTGGCTAGTACTTTCAA of Saccopteryx bilineata isolate mSacBil1 chromosome 1, mSacBil1_pri_phased_curated, whole genome shotgun sequence contains these proteins:
- the SRD5A1 gene encoding 3-oxo-5-alpha-steroid 4-dehydrogenase 1 — encoded protein: MELAERFLLDALAYLECALGILAFVLLRLVGSPYGRYASQHSGWRVAAPTAWVVQELPSLAVPLFVCVGTAAERLRCWPNRVLLAMFLVHYVQRSLIFPFLIRGGKPIPLYSCVMAFAFCTYNGYMQSRYLSQYAVYADDWLTDPRFLTGFVLWLLGMLINIHSDHILRNLRQPGETGYKIPRGGLFEYVTAANYFGEVVEWCGYGLASWSVQGGAFALFTLCVLLTIAQQHHQWYLEKFEDYPKFRKTIIPFLF